A part of Paraliobacillus zengyii genomic DNA contains:
- a CDS encoding peroxiredoxin family protein — protein MKKKMMILILAGTFSWAVYDFINNKETEVEIIQLTENVENQMQQTSEGLDIGDMAPNFRLKTATGGNIELTAYRGERVMLNFWATWCPPCRTEMPDMERLYNEKDVQVIAVNLTQSEAKIEDVTDFITENKLTFPILLDEQLEVATTYGVRPIPITYMIDSQGVIQDKSLGALSYEQMVEAVDKME, from the coding sequence TTGAAAAAGAAGATGATGATCCTTATCTTAGCGGGCACGTTTAGTTGGGCTGTATATGACTTTATAAACAATAAGGAAACAGAAGTTGAAATCATACAGCTAACAGAAAATGTGGAAAACCAGATGCAACAAACAAGTGAAGGATTAGATATTGGTGACATGGCACCAAACTTTCGTTTAAAAACAGCAACTGGGGGGAATATAGAACTAACAGCATATCGTGGGGAACGAGTAATGCTAAATTTTTGGGCAACTTGGTGTCCGCCTTGTCGAACGGAGATGCCTGATATGGAAAGATTATATAATGAAAAGGATGTACAAGTTATTGCGGTTAACTTGACACAATCAGAGGCTAAAATAGAAGATGTTACGGATTTTATTACAGAAAATAAATTAACTTTTCCTATTCTTTTAGACGAACAACTAGAAGTAGCGACAACGTATGGTGTTAGACCAATCCCAATTACTTATATGATTGATTCGCAGGGTGTAATTCAAGATAAATCTTTAGGAGCATTGAGTTATGAACAGATGGTGGAAGCAGTAGACAAAATGGAATAA
- a CDS encoding cytochrome c biogenesis CcdA family protein, translating to MQQGIDLTIGIVFGAGMLSFLSPCTLPIFPAYLSYITGMSVKELQEHKDINVQARLLLHAVFFLSGVSMVFLGLGIGVTLFGQWLQDILSGHSGILLQRMAGIFIIMMGLFVGGWLKIMPLMKDTRKRFKNKPTGLIGSFFIGIGFAAGWTPCIGPIFASVLVIATSNPTQGAIYTIIYIIGFALPFLIFTFFLSYAKWLVRYTGIITRVGGAMMLLFGMLLFTGQLAKLSNFLLKIIQDTWLSNLG from the coding sequence TTTTTTATCGCCATGTACCTTACCCATTTTTCCTGCTTATTTATCCTACATAACTGGAATGAGTGTAAAAGAATTACAAGAACACAAAGATATAAATGTACAGGCACGTTTATTACTCCATGCTGTTTTTTTTCTATCAGGAGTATCAATGGTTTTTTTAGGCTTAGGTATTGGCGTTACGTTATTCGGACAGTGGCTGCAAGACATATTATCCGGACATTCTGGAATACTTTTGCAACGAATGGCAGGGATATTCATCATAATGATGGGATTATTTGTAGGTGGTTGGTTAAAAATTATGCCACTTATGAAAGATACACGTAAAAGATTTAAAAACAAACCTACAGGCTTAATTGGTAGTTTCTTTATTGGTATTGGCTTTGCTGCTGGATGGACACCTTGTATTGGTCCGATATTCGCTTCTGTATTGGTTATCGCAACTAGTAATCCGACTCAGGGAGCTATTTATACAATTATTTATATTATTGGCTTCGCATTACCATTTTTAATATTCACCTTTTTCTTAAGTTATGCGAAATGGCTTGTGCGTTATACCGGGATTATCACAAGAGTTGGCGGTGCAATGATGTTATTATTTGGTATGTTATTATTCACTGGCCAGTTAGCTAAACTATCAAATTTCTTACTAAAAATTATTCAAGATACATGGTTATCCAATTTAGGTTAG